Proteins from one Penicillium digitatum chromosome 2, complete sequence genomic window:
- a CDS encoding Kae1/YgjD family, whose amino-acid sequence MYTTTARVVKPKLSLSISAVQNAPRPTLSLKSPSALPRTPVSPILAASPTSKIFSLLQVPSYAYTNSCSSKSILKKQSSSRATTVDKRIKFKATPTVHCVTPIENPDEYYGKHMKMSREERRWTVRQ is encoded by the coding sequence ATGTACACCACTACTGCCCGTGTCGTTAAGCCAAAGCTGTCCTTGAGCATCTCTGCTGTGCAGAATGCTCCACGGCCAACACTGTCGCTCAAGTCACCAAGTGCTCTTCCTCGCACGCCTGTCTCGCCAATCTTGGCGGCGAGCCCGACCAGCAAGATATTCTCCCTACTGCAAGTTCCAAGCTATGCATACACGAACTCTTGCTCATCGAAGAGCATCCTTAAGAAGCAGTCGTCCTCGCGCGCTACCACTGTTGATAAGCGTATTAAATTCAAAGCGACACCGACTGTTCACTGTGTGACCCCCATTGAGAACCCAGACGAATATTACGGCAAGCACATGAAGATGTCACGAGAAGAGCGCCGGTGGACAGTTCGACAGTGA
- a CDS encoding Kae1/YgjD family codes for MLFLVVPAANFRRSVLNVRKCLTSRRGLLTLAIETSCDDTSVAIVEKIRKDPGSAARIHFLENITADTRAHRGIHPIIALESHQDNLATLVQKALNYLPESKTGDGIKLADGTRRRLPDFISATRGPGMRSNLSVGLDTGKALSVAWQIPMIGVHHMQAHLLTPGLVSCLENEANVETTATTPEFPFLSILVSGGHTTLVHSYGLTDHRILATSEDIAIGEALDKSARDILPESLLQEAQSTMYGKSLEQFVFPNGKADFEDYSAPESRGKEIIKRISDWGWSLTTPFANTRIMQFSFSSISSMVGKIVESNDTNFNMSDAERVDLGREAMRVCFEHLASRTVIALETLRPHNNGKNEIKTLVVSGGVAANQFLMKVLTSFLEVRGFGNIKVVAPPPYLCTDNAAMIGWAGIEMFEAGFRSHLSCRPVRKWTLDPRADDGGILGPRGWIQE; via the exons ATGTTATTCCTAGTAGTTCCTGCAGCGAATTTTCGCAGATCGGTGCTAAATGTGAGGAAGTGCTTGACTTCCCGCCGTGGCTTGCTCACGTTGGCAATCGAAACGTCATG TGACGATACCTCGGTAGCTATCGTCGAGAAAATAAGGAAAGACCCCGGAAGCGCAGCCAGAATACATTTTCTTGAAAATATAACTGCCGACACGCGCGCGCATCGCGGAATTCACCCCATTATCGCCCTCGAATCCCACCAAGACAATCTCGCAACCCTTGTACAGAAAGCTCTTAATTATCTACCGGAGTCAAAAACAGGCGATGGAATCAAATTGGCGGATGGGACTCGTCGCCGCCTCCCCGATTTCATTTCCGCCACACGAGGCCCCGGAATGCGGTCAAATCTGTCCGTTGGCCTCGACACTGGAAAAGCGCTGTCGGTTGCATGGCAGATCCCTATGATCGGAGTGCACCACATGCAGGCGCATCTTTTGACACCTGGACTCGTATCATGTCTGGAAAATGAAGCCAATGTGGAAACAACCGCAACGACACCCGAATTTCCTTTTCTGTCCATCCTCGTCTCTGGAGGCCATACAACTCTAGTTCATTCCTATGGTCTCACAGACCATAGGATTCTTGCTACAAGCGAGGATATAGCCATTGGGGAGGCACTCGATAAATCCGCACGAGACATCCTACCTGAGTCTTTGCTTCAGGAAGCTCAAAGCACCATGTACGGCAAGAGTCTGGAGCAATTCGTTTTCCCTAATGGCAAGGCCGATTTTGAAGATTACTCGGCTCCAGAATCTCGGGGCAAAGAAATAATCAAGCGCATAAGCGATTGGGGCTGGTCTCTTACGACTCCATTTGCGAATACGCGGATCATGCAGTTCAGCTTCTCTTCGATTTCGAGCATGGTCGGGAAGATCGTTGAAAGCAACGATACGAACTTTAATATGTCAGATGCAGAGCGTGTCGATCTAGGCCGGGAAGCCATGCGCGTATGTTTTGAACATCTTGCCTCGCGCACTGTTATCGCTCTAGAGACTCTGCGGCCGCATAATAATGGCAAAAACGAGATCAAAACCCTTGTTGTCAGTGGTGGTGTTGCCGCCAACCAGTTCCTCATGAAGGTGCTCACTTCATTCTTGGAAGTGCGCGGCTTTGGCAATATCAAGGTAGTTGCTCCGCCTCCATATTTGTGTACCGACAATgcggccatgattggatggGCGGGCATTGAGATGTTCGAGGCTGGCTTCCGATCTCACCTCAGCTGTCGTCCTGTACGGAAATGGACCCTTGACCCACGGGCCGATGATGGAGGTATCCTTGGCCCGAGGGGCTGGATCCAAGAGTGA
- a CDS encoding Zinc finger, PHD-type, which produces MAPSVRNSISGRPSRSKPRSSLKTSNSGPFDSPDGPPSKKRKYVPGGPGGGGRFIDFDVAAAAAAAAAQEPPKKSNPRRHSASARSRLPREMDQPFLAPPPPPPIIPTTPPSMSRPRRDKNQTRGRFTSSTAAALALQQGDGYKPREERGWEEFHPDLDIDGKIAVFTSEEVDAPDTSAPILTLESLAGATVSDLSGSPVIISGEMASPIPIKRRPGRPPRRPEAILNALLAQQGKKIIPPPGPNPREKLTLPKPSFRLRDPFTFYEKKGVGHQNYVDRTMANVGYQESDLFLRHDRRFIRMTEGTQEDDLDVIQPTTTDGDVSTTIGRVEYDMDEQDEKWLEEYNAKRREDQLEPIKPAVFEITMTKIEREWHALEKRIPKPNPKPPQTGRFRSSSAAAVNGETAGPGEEQDSKCAICDDGDCENSNAIVFCDGCDLAVHQECYGVPFIPEGQWLCRKCQLLGRGSTNCIFCPNTEGAFKQTTSSKWAHLLCSFWIPEVSIGNPSLMEPVTDVEKVPRSRWKLNCYICKQRMGASIQCSNKNCFVAFHVSCARRAQLYLKMKIGHGLMDSHLLKAFCDKHVPPDWRLEHGTDAATADAIEYYRNTMQGRRWGDSQAAALSMGPAHPSDGGEEDRTLTPRLTLTVGGNKRKRVPRTIWKLPSGAPVIPQVVLNSVIASLGRFTVRQRKQYAEDASKYWTLKREARRGAALLKRLQLQLETFSSMEMTRRDYVAMGVPGHKRLERRIEFGERLYKDLDRLKVLCDEVKKREREKLKDAEMLRNIVDLVYFPTFPLLWPIFEKAQLLDGKGVFAAGLISIRQRLNERFYPSVAAFSADLASLFTSEIGVEPAGDTAELQAQISGRAPELSLEQREKRKLAKRIIKVIQPFLEDAIRKESELNRKPFEKELKELDVILDHSVMSRNGDSVEPEGDTELSGHPDAMEGVEEILPMTELPLEAQPRYEEHPEVEELPPAEDTMRSVPTYYRHPTPVLTEQDQQLPLALGGIQWYMQPFDPVGTTVHEERWTGRDVMRGMSEELSELDEDELEGLKDLVDDGDLQGQTTSTPAASQHHPRRTRRLRGSR; this is translated from the exons ATGGCACCGAGTGTCCGAAATTCAATCTCTGGTCGTCCATCACGCAGTAAACCTAGGTCATCTCTCAAAACATCCAACAGCGGCCCCTTCGATTCCCCTGACGGCCCTCCTTCAAAGAAACGAAAGTACGTTCCGGGTGGTCctggaggaggaggaagattcATCGATTTCGACGttgcagctgcagctgccgCCGCCGCTGCTCAAGAACCCCCCAAGAAAAGTAATCCCCGACGCCACTCCGCAAGTGCTCGAAGCCGTCTACCACGTGAGATGGACCAACCATTCTTAGCCCCTCCACCGCCACCTCCCATCataccaacaacaccaccctCTATGTCGCGTCCAAGGCGCGACAAGAACCAAACCCGCGGTCGGTTCACCTCTTCCACGGCCGCCGCCCTTGCTCTTCAACAAGGCGATGGGTACAAGCCACGCGAAGAACGCGGGTGGGAAGAGTTTCATCCCGACTTGGACATCGATGGCAAAATTGCTGTCTTCACGTCTGAAGAGGTCGATGCCCCAGATACCTCTGCTCCTATCCTGACTCTGGAGTCACTGGCTGGTGCGACTGTCTCGGACCTTTCAGGATCACCAGTCATCATATCTGGCGAAATGGCTTCTCCAATCCCAATCAAACGCAGGCCAGGCCGCCCCCCTCGTCGCCCCGAGGCCATTCTTAACGCCCTTCTTGCCCAGCAGGGAAAAAAGATCATACCTCCCCCAGGCCCTAACCCCCGTGAGAAACTAACATTACCCAAGCCGTCGTTCAGACTACGTGACCCTTTCACATTCTATGAGAAGAAGGGTGTCGGTCACCAAAACTATGTCGATCGGACCATGGCAAATGTGGGATACCAGGAGAGCGATCTCTTCCTCCGCCATGACCGGCGGTTTATTCGAATGACTGAAGGCACCCAAGAAGATGACCTCGATGTCATTCAACCCACCACGACAGATGGAGACGTTAGCACCACAATTGGACGTGTCGAATATGACATGGATGAGCAGGATGAAAAGTGGTTGGAAGAATACAATGCCAAGCGTCGTGAAGATCAGCTTGAACCCATCAAGCCCGCCGTGTTTGAGATTACCATGACCAAAATCGAAAGGGAGTGGCATGCCCTTGAGAAGCGTATCCCCAAGCCGAATCCCAAACCCCCACAGACCGGACGTTTTCGCTCTAGCTCTGCAGCTGCGGTCAATGGCGAGACTGCTGGACCAGGTGAAGAACAAGACAGTAAGTGTGCTATCTGTGATGATGGCGACTGTGAAAACTCCAATGCAATTGTTTTCTGCGATGGTTGCGACCTCGCAGTGCATCAGGAGTGTTATGGTGTTCCTTTCATCCCAGAAGGTCAGTGGCTTTGCCGCAAGTGCCAGTTGCTGGGAAGAGGTTCCACCAATTGTATTTTCTGTCCAAACACCGAGGGTGCATTCAAACAAACAACCTCATCTAAATGGGCTCATCTGCTCTGCTCTTTCTGGATCCCTGAAGTTTCTATTGGTAATCCATCTCTAATGGAGCCGGTGACCGATGTCGAAAAGGTTCCACGCAGCCGTTGGAAGTTGAATTGCTACATCTGCAAACAGCGGATGGGTGCATCCATTCAATGCAGCAACAAAAACTGCTTTGTAGCCTTCCATGTCTCATGTGCACGCAGAGCTCAACTCTATCTTAAGATGAAGATTGGCCATGGTCTTATGGACTCCCACCTTCTCAAGGCTTTCTGCGACAAGCACGTTCCTCCTGACTGGCGATTGGAGCATGGCACCGATGCTGCAACTGCTGACGCTATCGAATACTACCGCAATACTATGCAAGGTAGACGATGGGGAGACAGCCAAGCTGCAGCGCTCTCAATGGGCCCGGCACACCCAAGTGATGGAGGAGAAGAGGATCGTACCCTCACCCCTCGCCTGACCTTAACGGTAGGCGGCAATAAACGGAAACGTGTTCCCAGAACAATCTGGAAGCTACCCTCCGGTGCCCCAGTCATTCCACAGGTTGTGTTAAATTCAGTGATTGCCTCTCTTGGGCGATTTACGGTTCGCCAAAGGAAGCAATATGCCGAGGATGCATCCAAGTATTGGACATTGAAACGAGAGGCGAGACGTGGAGCAGCATTGCTCAAGCGACTCCAGTTGCAGTTGGAGACCTTCTCATCTATGGAAATGACACGAAGAGACTATGTTGCAATGGGTGTTCCCGGACACAAGCGCCTGGAGCGTCGCATTGAGTTTGGTGAGCGACTTTACAAGGACCTCGATCGATTGAAGGTGCTATGCGACGAAGTGAAGAAACGAGAGAGGGAGAAGTTGAAGGATGCAGAGATGCTCCGTAATATCGTCGACCTTGTATACTTCCCTACGTTCCCACTGCTGTGGCCAATATTTGAGAAAGCTCAACT GCTCGATGGAAAGGGTGTGTTTGCAGCAGGCTTGATCTCAATCCGACAAAGGCTCAACGAACGCTTCTATCCGTCTGTTGCTGCCTTCTCTGCCGATTTGGCCAGTCTTTTCACCTCAGAAATCGGCGTGGAGCCCGCTGGCGATACCGCGGAACTCCAAGCTCAGATCAGTGGTCGCGCCCCGGAGCTCAGCCTGGAGCAACGGGAAAAGAGAAAGTTGGCAAAACGGATAATCAAAGTCATACAGCCTTTCCTGGAAGATGCAATCAGGAAAGAAAGCGAGCTCAACCGAAAACCATTCGAGAAGGAGTTAAAGGAGCTGGATGTGATTCTTGATCACAGTGTGATGTCGCGCAATGGTGACTCTGTCGAGCCGGAAGGTGACACTGAACTGTCTGGTCACCCTGATGCTATGGAAGGAGTTGAAGAAATTCTTCCTATGACGGAGCTTCCATTGGAAGCCCAGCCTAGATATGAAGAACACCCTGAAGTAGAAGAGCTGCCTCCCGCTGAAGACACCATGAGGAGTGTTCCGACCTACTATCGACATCCAACGCCTGTCTTGACCGAGCAAGACCAGCAGTTACCTTTGGCTTTGGGTGGCATTCAATGGTACATGCAGCCATTCGACCCTGTCGGTACAACTGTTCACGAGGAACGGTGGACTGGACGGGATGTCATGCGTGGAATGAGTGAAGAACTCAGCGAACTAGATGAGGATGAACTCGAAGGGTTGAAGGACTTGGTTGATGATGGAGACCTGCAAGGCCAGACCACCAGCACCCCAGCTGCTTCACAACATCACCCCCGTCGGACTCGACGTTTGCGAGGCTCACGATGA
- a CDS encoding Zinc finger, PHD-type, translating to MADYDNDSSRYADEPRYERERSASPRDEPRADRDRARSRSPNGRSDDRAPLARKPLEEEDEGAINSGSNLFVTGIHPRLTESDISRLFEKYGDVDNCSIMLDPHTKESRGFGFVNMVTAEQADAAKEGLQGEVIEGRTLSIEKARRARPRTPTPGKYFGPPKRDGPGGPPGGPGGRGGGPRRDRYDDRRGPSGGGWRRRDDDYSRYGRYDSYNDRRDYGRDYGRDYGRRDYGGGGGGGREYGGRRESRDDYGYRGGGDRYGGGRDDRYSRDERRGGGEESRGGGGGYYDRDANPPSFDAAGPPREARDPYAGGGGRSYEGQARSSTGGAPGGGGGGEDRYAGR from the exons ATGGCGGACTACGACAACGATTCCAGCCGCTACGCGG ACGAGCCTCGATATGAGCGCGAGCGCAGCGCCTCTCCTCGCGATGAGCCTAGAGCCGACCGCGACCGTGCTCGCAGCCGCTCCCCCAATGGCCGCTCTGATGACAG AGCTCCTCTGGCTCGTAAGCCTctcgaggaagaagatgaaggtgCCATTAACTCTGGCTCCAACCTCTTTGTCACTGGTATTCACCCGCGCCTGACCGAGTCCGACATCTCGCGTCTGTTCGAGAAGTACGGAGACGTCGACAACTGCTCTATCATGCTTGACCCTCACACCAAGGAGTCCCGTGGATTCGGTTTCGTGAACATGGTCACCGCCGAGCAGGCTGATGCCGCCAAGGAGGGTCTCCAAGGCGAGGTCATTGAAGGACGCACCCTGAGCATCGAGAAGGCTCGTCGTGCCCGTCCTCGTACCCCTACTCCCGGAAAGTACTTCGGTCCTCCCAAGCGTG ATGGCCCAGGTGGACCCCCAGGTGGACctggtggtcgtggaggtgGCCCCCGTCGTGACCGTTACGATGACCGCCGTGGCCCCTCCGGTGGCGGCTGGCGTCGTCGCGACGATGACTACTCCCGCTACGGTCGCTACGACTCTTACAACGATCGCCGTGACTATGGCCGTGATTACGGACGTGATTATGGCCGTCGTGACTACGgtggtggcggcggtggcggCCGTGAGTATGGTGGTCGCCGTGAATCGCGTGACGACTACGGATACCGCGGTGGTGGTGACCGCTACGGCGGTGGCCGTGATGACCGTTACAGTCGCGATGAACGTCGTGGAGGTGGTGAGGAATCTCGCGGCGGTGGCGGTGGCTACTATGATCGTGATGCCAACCCTCCTAGCTTCGATGCTGCCGGCCCTCCCCGTGAGGCTCGTGACCCCTACGCTGGTGGCGGTGGACGTTCCTACGAAGGTCAAGCACGCAGCAGCACTGGCGGTGCTCCTGgtggcggcggcggtggcGAGGATCGGTACGCTGGCAGGTAA
- a CDS encoding COMPASS complex subunit Sdc1, putative gives MGETNGSGSNPPLGDLGNISAGQVRPGGAPARVYLNEKVVPYLLDGMKSVAREQPANPLRVLGEFLLQKSKEVEGEANKESE, from the exons ATGGGCGAAACAAACGGCTCTGGCTCCAACCCGCCGCTTGGCGATTTGGGCAATATCTCAGCTGGCCAGGTTCGTCCCGGTGGCGCACCAGCGCGCGTCTATCTCAATGAGAAGGTCGTGCCGTATCTGCTTGACGGGATGAAGTCAGTTGCGCGTGAACA GCCTGCCAATCCTCTCCGTGTGCTTGGCGAATTCCTGCTTCAGAAGAGTAAAGAAGTGGAGGGTGAAGCTAATAAGGAGTCGGAgtaa